The Mycolicibacterium mageritense genome contains a region encoding:
- a CDS encoding TetR/AcrR family transcriptional regulator, giving the protein MPATRAAKDKDAGTRRRLIEATAQVIRDEGYAAATTRRIAAEAGVRSALVYYYFDTLDDLFVAVLRSGADAALARMREAIDDDDPLRALWLLNSDSRLTGLNTEFMALANHRKAIGAELKAYSERVRDIETTAMAMVLRAHGVDTDEFPPVVMSMLLTQSARSLCNEEAVGVTQGHAEFRAFVDRMLSRFAPLK; this is encoded by the coding sequence ATGCCGGCGACCCGTGCAGCGAAGGACAAGGACGCCGGAACCAGGCGACGCCTGATCGAGGCGACCGCTCAGGTGATCCGCGATGAGGGCTACGCCGCGGCGACGACGCGGCGGATCGCCGCGGAGGCCGGTGTCCGCTCGGCGCTGGTGTACTACTACTTCGACACGCTCGACGATCTGTTCGTCGCGGTGCTGCGCAGCGGCGCCGACGCCGCGCTGGCCCGGATGCGCGAGGCGATCGACGACGACGACCCCCTGCGCGCCCTGTGGCTGCTCAATTCCGACTCCCGGCTGACGGGGCTCAATACCGAATTCATGGCACTGGCCAACCACCGCAAGGCGATCGGCGCCGAACTCAAGGCCTACTCCGAACGCGTCCGGGACATCGAGACCACCGCGATGGCCATGGTGTTGCGGGCTCATGGCGTCGACACCGACGAGTTCCCGCCCGTGGTGATGTCGATGCTGCTGACCCAGTCGGCGCGCAGCCTCTGCAACGAGGAGGCGGTCGGCGTGACACAGGGCCACGCCGAGTTCCGGGCCTTCGTCGATCGCATGCTGAGCCGCTTCGCTCCCTTGAAATAG
- a CDS encoding ferredoxin — MNASLWVDPGLCEGHALCIELAPEIFDLGDDDVARALPQPPERSWEHVKAAVDACPRQAITFQTSAKGPQQ, encoded by the coding sequence ATGAACGCAAGCCTCTGGGTGGACCCCGGCCTGTGCGAGGGCCACGCGTTGTGCATCGAGTTGGCTCCCGAGATCTTCGACCTCGGGGACGACGACGTCGCCCGCGCCCTGCCACAACCACCCGAACGGTCGTGGGAGCACGTGAAAGCAGCGGTCGACGCGTGCCCACGCCAAGCGATCACGTTTCAAACCTCCGCGAAAGGCCCGCAGCAATGA